Proteins from a single region of Chaetodon trifascialis isolate fChaTrf1 chromosome 10, fChaTrf1.hap1, whole genome shotgun sequence:
- the LOC139338181 gene encoding F-box/LRR-repeat protein 14-like, whose protein sequence is MFEMETHISCLFPEILAIIFSYLDVKDKGRVAQVCAAWRDASYHKSVWRGVEAKLHLRRANPSLFPSLQTRGIKKVQILSLRRSLSYVIQGMPHIESLNLCGCFNLTDNGLGHAFVQDIPSLRVLNLSLCKQITDSSLGRIAQYLKNLEVLELGGCSNITNTGLLLIAWGLHRLKSLNLRSCRHVSDVGIGHLSGMTRSAAEGCLSLEKLTLQDCQKLTDLSLKHVSKGLNKLKVLNLSFCGGISDVGMIHLSHMTHLCSLNLRSCDNISDTGIMHLAMGSLRLSGLDVSFCDKIGDQSLAYIAQGLYQLKSLSLCSCHISDDGINRMVRQMNELKTLNIGQCVRITDKGLELIADHLTQLTGIDLYGCTKITKRGLERITQLPCLKVLNLGLWQMTESERMR, encoded by the coding sequence ATGTTTGAAATGGAGACACATATATCGTGCCTTTTCCCGGAGATCCTGGCCATTATTTTCAGTTATCTGGACGTGAAAGACAAAGGAAGAGTAGCCCAAGTGTGCGCGGCCTGGAGAGACGCGTCCTACCACAAGTCGGTATGGAGGGGGGTGGAAGCCAAGCTCCATCTACGGCGAGCTAACCCGTCTCTGTTCCCCAGTCTGCAGACCAGGGGAATCAAGAAAGTTCAGATTCTCAGTCTGAGGAGAAGTCTGAGCTACGTGATTCAAGGGATGCCGCACATCGAAAGCCTTAACCTGTGTGGATGTTTCAACCTCACAGACAACGGACTGGGACATGCCTTTGTGCAGGACATCCCATCCCTGCGGGTGCTGAACCTCAGTCTTTGTAAACAGATCACTGACTCCAGCCTGGGCAGGATTGCCCAATACCTCAAAAACCTGGAGGTGCTTGAACTTGGGGGTTGCAGCAATATCACAAACACAGGCCTGTTGCTCATTGCCTGGGGCTTGCACAGACTCAAGAGCCTTAACCTGCGCAGCTGCAGGCATGTGTCCGATGTGGGCATCGGTCACCTGTCGGGCATGACCCGCAGCGCTGCGGAGGGCTGCCTGTCCCTGGAGAAGTTAACCTTGCAGGACTGCCAGAAGCTGACTGACCTTTCTCTGAAACATGTTTCAAAGGGCCTAAACAAGCTCAAAGTGCTCAACCTCAGTTTCTGTGGAGGGATATCGGACGTAGGGATGATCCACCTGTCGCACATGACCCACCTGTGCAGCCTGAATTTGCGGTCGTGTGATAACATCAGTGACACGGGCATAATGCATCTGGCCATGGGCTCCCTCCGGCTGTCTGGACTTGACGTGTCCTTCTGTGACAAGATTGGAGACCAGAGTCTGGCATACATCGCCCAGGGCTTGTATCAGCTCAAatccctttctctctgctcctgccATATTAGTGACGATGGCATTAACAGGATGGTACGCCAGATGAATGAGCTCAAGACTCTCAACATTGGACAGTGTGTGAGGATCACAGACAAAGGGTTGGAGTTGATAGCGGACCACCTGACCCAGCTGACAGGGATCGATCTGTACGGTTGTACTAAGATCACCAAGAGGGGTCTGGAGAGGATAACGCAGCTTCCGTGCCTTAAAGTGTTAAACCTGGGACTGTGGCAGATGACGGAGAGTGAGAGAATGAGGTGA